The following proteins are encoded in a genomic region of Sebastes fasciatus isolate fSebFas1 chromosome 14, fSebFas1.pri, whole genome shotgun sequence:
- the pdk1 gene encoding pyruvate dehydrogenase (acetyl-transferring) kinase isozyme 1, mitochondrial has protein sequence MRILRFLRSSVSIGKDIDYYSKFSPSPLSMKQFLDFGSENACEKTSFAFLRQELPVRLANIMKEINLLPDNLLRTPSVRLVQGWYVQSLEEILEFKDKNADDEKITYDFTDAVIKIRNRHNDVIPTMAQGVVEYKETYGTDPVVSQNVQYFLDRFYMSRISIRMLLNQHTLLFGGKVKVNPAHPKQIGSIDPNCRVSDVIRDAYENARNLCDRYYMSSPELVLEEFNVQHSTVVYVPSHLYHMVFELFKNAMRATMELYGDAMDYPPVHAQVALGTEDLTVKVSDRGGGVPLRKIDRLFTYTYSTAPRPSMDGARAAPLAGYGYGLPISRLYARYFQGDLKLYSLEGYGTDAVIYIRALSTESIERLPVYNKSVWKHYKTIHEADDWCIPSKEPKDMTTFRSF, from the exons ATGAGGATCTTAAGGTTTCTGAGGAGCAGCGTGTCCATAGGGAAGGACATTGACTATTACTCCAAGTTTTCACCCTCTCCTCTGTCAATGAAGCAGTTTCTGGATTTTG GCTCAGAAAATGCATGTGAGAAAACGTCCTTCGCCTTCCTCAGACAGGAGTTACCTGTGAGGTTGGCGAACATCATGAAAGAGATCAACTTGTTGCCAGACAACTTACTGAGGACTCCATCGGTGCGGTTGGTCCAGGGCTG GTACGTGCAAAGTCTTGAGGAGATTCTCGAGTTCAAAGATAAAAATGCAGATGATGAGAAAATCACATATGA TTTCACAGATGCAGTGATAAAGATCAGAAATCGGCACAATGACGTCATTCCCACCATGGCTCAGGGAGTTGTGGAGTACAAGGAGACCTACGGCACGGACCCAGTCGTCAGCCAAAACGTTCAGTATTTTCTAGATCGTTTCTACATGAGCAGGATATCCATCAGGATGCTGCTCAACCAGCACA CTCTCCTCTTCGGTGGGAAGGTGAAGGTGAACCCAGCTCATCCCAAACAGATCGGCAGTATTGATCCAAACTGTCGGGTCAGCGACGTCATCAGAG ACGCCTACGAAAATGCACGAAACCTTTGTGACCGGTACTACATGAGCTCTCCTGAGCTGGTGCTGGAGGAATTCAACG TCCAACACAGCACTGTGGTCTATGTCCCGTCTCATTTGTATCATATGGTGTTTGAACTTTTTAAG AACGCCATGCGGGCCACCATGGAGTTATACGGCGATGCCATGGATTATCCTCCTGTCCATGCACAGGTCGCTCTGGGAACTGAAGATCTGACGGTCAAG GTGAGTGATCGCGGAGGAGGCGTGCCGCTGCGCAAGATCGACAGGTTGTTTACCTACACGTACTCCACAGCTCCTCGACCCAGCATGGACGGGGCCCGCGCTGCTCCTCTG GCTGGTTACGGGTATGGACTGCCCATCTCCCGACTCTACGCCCGCTACTTTCAAGGGGACCTGAAGCTGTACTCTCTGGAGGGTTATGGAACTGATGCTGTGATCTACATTCGG GccctctccacagagtccatCGAGAGGCTCCCCGTGTACAACAAGTCGGTGTGGAAACACTACAAGACGATCCACGAGGCCGACGACTGGTGCATCCCCAGCAAAGAGCCAAAGGACATGACGACGTTTCGCAGCTTCTAG
- the nup62l gene encoding nucleoporin 62 like → MSGGFNFGQASTGGFAFGAPKPAAAAPTPATGFGMTGSMPPAAAPGGGGFAFGSSTQPTNNPAGSFSFGTPAKSTAAAAAPAGGGGFSFGTPTASFGMATPHTAAAAPPGLTLGSVPAGFGMGPGLSAPQTVNMAGGGGFAFGTPSQAQQQQQQQQQQQQQQQQQQQQQQQQLLAAQLQPAAQPPTAAVTATQGAGGLGFGFNFGATKVQATTAAAPVAAAAPGGGFSFGTSAPANLTLGMQLQQAPTAAAAMTAQGGGFAFGIKPSSTPAPPASTQAALAPAPGPSLFATPVSTAAAAAAASVAAAAAGAAAMGTGFTMGAVPTLAASTVPPSTTAAGGGLAFMLKPLGAATITSASAPVPAHTATIAAATTGAVPGFTLGLKPPVGASITTIATAATMPTTTAPPVMTYAQLEGLINKWSLELEDQERHFLQQATQVNAWDRMLVENGEKITALHKEMEKVKLDQRRLNQELDFILSQQKELEDLLCPLEESVKEQSGTIYMQNADEERERTYKLAENVDAQLKRMSQDLKEIIEHLNTSSGPADTSDPLQQICKILNTHMDSLQWIDQNSVLLQRRVEEVSKQCDNQRKDQEKTFRLTFD, encoded by the exons ATGAGCGGTGGATTCAACTTCGGGCAAGCCTCTACTGGAGGTTTCGCTTTCGGAGCTCCGAAGCCGGCAGCAGCAGCCCCGACCCCGGCTACAGGCTTCGGGATGACCGGCTCCATGCCACCGGCAGCagctccaggaggaggaggcttcGCTTTCGGCTCCTCCACTCAGCCCACCAACAACCCAGCCGGCTCCTTCAGCTTCGGCACCCCAGCAAagagcacagcagcagcagcagcacccgcAGGAGGAGGTGGCTTCTCCTTTGGGACCCCCACAGCCTCCTTTGGTATGGCCACCCCtcatacagcagcagcagcaccaccagggCTGACTCTGGGTTCAGTTCCAGCTGGGTTCGGCATGGGTCCGGGTTTATCCGCCCCACAGACTGTCAACATGGCAGGAGGAGGTGGGTTCGCCTTTGGGACCCCTTCTCaagctcaacaacaacaacaacaacagcaacaacagcaacaacaacaacaacagcaacaacaacaacaacaacaacaactacttgCAGCTCAACTCCAACCTGCTGCACAACCACCAACAGCAGCTGTGACAGCAACCCAAGGAGCAGGTGGCCTCGGTTTTGGGTTCAACTTTGGAGCAACTAAAGTCCAGGCGACCACAGCTGCAGcccctgttgctgctgctgcaccaggAGGAGGGTTCAGCTTTGGCACCAGTGCTCCAGCCAACCTCACCCTGGGCATGCAGCTGCAGCAAGCAcccactgctgctgcagccatGACAGCTCAGGGTGGAGGATTTGCCTTTGGTATCAAACCCTCATCCACCCCAGCTCCTCCTGCATCCACCCAGGCAGCTCTAGCTCCAGCTCCAGGCCCGTCTCTCTTTGCTACACCCGTCTCTacggctgctgctgccgctgctgcatctgtagctgcagctgctgctggtgccGCTGCAATGGGTACAGGCTTTACTATGGGTGCAGTTCCAACTTTAGCAGCGAGCACCGTCCCTCCATCGACCACAGCAGCCGGTGGAGGTCTGGCTTTTATGCTTAAACCTCTGGGGGCAGCCACCATCACCTCCGCCTCCGCCCCAGTCCCTGCCCATACTGCCACCATTGCAGCTGCCACAACAGGTGCTGTTCCCGGCTTCACACTGGGGCTCAAACCTCCAGTCGGCGCAAGCATCACAACAATCGCTACAGCAGCAACAATGCCCACAACCACTGCTCCTCCAGTGATGACCTACGCCCAGCTAGAGGGGCTCATCAACAAGTGGAGTCTTGAGCTGGAGGACCAGGAGAGACATTTCTTACAGCAGGCCACTCAGGTGAACGCCTGGGACCGCATGCTGGTGGAGAACGGCGAGAAGATCACCGCCCTGCACAAGGAGATGGAGAAGGTGAAGCTGGACCAGAGGAGGCTAAACCAGGAGCTGGACTTCATCCTGTCCCAGCAGAAGGAGCTAGAGGACTTGCTCTGCCCGCTCGAGGAGTCGGTGAAGGAGCAGAGCGGAACCATCTACATGCAGAACGCCGACGAGGAACGCGAAAGAACGTACAAGCTCGCCGAGAACGTGGACGCACAGCTGAAGAGGATGTCGCAGGACCTGAAGGAGATCATCGAGCATCTGAACACATCCAGTGGCCCAGCAGATACCAGTGATCCA CTTCAGCAGATCTGTAAAATCCTCAACACCCACATGGATTCACTTCAGTGGATCGATCAGAACTCGGTTCTCCTGCAGAGAAGAGTGGAGGAAGTGTCCAAACAGTGCGACAACCAGCGCAAGGACCAGGAGAAAACCTTTCGTTTAACATTTGACTGA